The window GATGGTCGTTCGGGGATGTCGACCCCAGCCGTCGCGCCGGTCGACTCGCTACTCACTGCGGAACACTGAGGCGAAATGCATAGAAAATCCTTGTGGCCTGTGGCGGTCGGGTCGGTCGATACCACCCCTCGGCTTCGTTCGCTAGAGGATGTCACTCCCTTATATTCGTTAGTCGAACCTAGCGCCGCGTAACTCCTTAGACGATATTACCATTATAATTCATAAGGGTTTTATCCGCCCTCGTTTCACGGTCGGACAGAGTACGGGCCTTCGCGCCCGCTCAGACAACCAATGGCACACGACAACGACGGCAAGGACGAGGTTGCGAGCCGCGTCCAGAACACGGAATCTATCGTTCGAGAGGTCGACAACAAGGCTGCGCGCGAGCTGCGCCAGAAGTTCGAGGAGCAGGACTTCACGTTCGCGCCCGGTCTCTACCACGCGCTCGACGCGCGCCTGGCCGAGATGGCCGGGCTCGACGCCGCGTACATGTCGGGCTACTCGACGGTCCTGGGCCAGTTCGGCTTCCCGGACCTCGAGATGGTCACGATGACCGAGATGGTCGAGAACGCAAAGCGCATCGTCGAGTCCACGAACCTGCCGGTCGTCGCCGACTGTGACACCGGCTACGGTGGCATCCACAACGTCCGCCGCGCGGTCCGCGAGTACGAGAAGGCCGGCGTCGCCGCCGTCCACATCGAGGACCAGACGACCCCGAAGCGCTGTGGCCACATCGCTGGCAAGAAGATCGTCCCGCGTGACGAGGCGAAGGCCCGATTCGAGGCTGCCGTCGACGCCAAGCAGGACGAGGACACCATCATCATCGCCCGTACCGACGCCTACGGCTCGGCCAACGGTGACTGGGAGGAGCACCTCGAGCGCGGCCGGATGTACGCCGACGCCGGCGTCGACCTGGTCTGGCCCGAGATGCCGGACCCGTCTCGCGACGACGCTGTCGAGTACGCCGAGACCATCCACGAGACCCACCCGGACCTGAAGCTGGCGTTCAACTACTCCAGCTCGTTCGCGTGGTCCGAGGAGGAGGACCCGCTCACGTTCCAGGAGCTGGGTGACCTCGGCTACCAGTACATCTTCATCACCCTCTACGCCCTGCACAGCGGTGCGCACGCGGTCTACGAGGACATGAAGAACATCTCGGAGAACGACGAGGAAGCGCAGTGGGACCTCGAGGACCGCTACCTCGGCCACGAGACCGAGAGCCACCACGAGCTCTCGTTCGTCTCGCGGTTCCAGGACATCGAGGCGCAGTTCGACCCCGAGGCCAAGAAGCGGATGGAGGAGTCCGCCGGCTTCACCGAGGAGGAGTCGGACCCGCTGACCTCGAACGACGACGACTGATTCCGTCGCAACTCGCGGCCGATTGCGGTTTTTTCTTTCTTCGCCCACTAGTCGCCGCTCTTCCTGATTTATATCTGTCATTCGACATCAAGCGGCGACGTTTGCTGGAAATCTGGCCCCGGTGCGCGCTTCGTCGGTCGGGCCCCGAACATATGGCCCGTCCCGCCGTCGTCGCCATCATGTTCGACCAGCACGCCGACCCGGACCCGCTCGGCCGTACGCTGGCGGGGCGGGCGTTCGCCGACCCGTTCCCGTGGCAGTTCCTCACACGTATCGCCGAGATTCCCGACCGGCTCGGCGGGTCGGCCGGGGAGCGCCGTGCGGCCGACCTCGCCCGCGAGGCACTCCCCGGCGCCCCCACGCTCCAGTCGTTCCCCATCGAGCGATGGACCCGTGGCACGACCGACCTGACCGTCGCCGTCGACCGCCCTGACGGGCCCGTCGAGCGCTCTTTCGAGGCTGTCGCGCTCCCGTACTCGCCCGCCGGTACGGTCGCTGCGCCGCTGGTGGACGTCGGCTACGGGACCGAGGCCGAGGTCGCGGACGCGTCCCTCGACGGTGCCATCGCGGTCGCACGGACGGACAGCCCCGAGTCGAAACGCTTCGTCCACCGCATGGAGACGTACGGCCACGCCGTCGACGCCGGCGCCGAGGCGTTCCTGTTCGTCAACCACGTCCCCGGCCAGTTACCACCGACGGGGTCGCTCCGATTCGGGGGGTCGGGTGCAGTTCCGGGCGTCGGCGTCTCCCGGGAGACGGGCGCCTGGTTGGCGGACTACGCGGATGGTGACGACGACTCGCCGTCGGTCACCGCCCGTCTCGCCGTCGAAGCCGCCACCGAGCGGGCCGAGAGCCGCAACGTCGTGACTCACCTCGGCCCGGACACGGACGAGCGCGTGGTCCTGGTCGCCCACCTCGACGCACACGACATCGCGGAGGGAGCCCTCGACAACGGTGCCGGGCTCACCGTGGCCGTGACGGCCGCGCGCCTGCTCGCGGCGGTCGCCGATGACTCCGATGCGCCGGGTCCCGGCCTCGAACGAGGGATTACCGTCGCGGCGGTCGGCTGCGAGGAGACGGGCCTGCTCGGGAGCGAGGCGCTGGCCGACCGACTCGATGTCGAGCACGTCCACGCGGTCTGCAATGTCGACGGGGCCGGGCGCGCCCGCGACCTGCGGGCGTTCACGCACGGCTCGGCGGCGGTCGAGTCACTCACGCACGACGTGACCGACACCGCCGGGGCCCCCCTCCACGTCGAACCGACGCCGCACCCGTACAGCGACCACTGGCCGTTCCTCCGCGCGGGCGTCCCGGCGCTCCAGCTCCACAGCCAGCCGCCGTCGGGCGGCGAGGGGCCCGGCGGGGGCTCGCGCGGCCGCGGGTACACCCACACGCGCGCCGACACGCGGGACAAGGTGGACGCCCGGGACCTCCGGAGCCACGCGGTCCTGACCGCGCTGCTCGTGCACGCGCTGACGCGCCGGGACCTGCCACGCCGGGACCCGGCCGAAATCGCGGTCGAGTTGCGGGATACCGGTGCCGAGCCGGGGATGCGCGCGGCCGGCATCTGGCCTGCACGCTGGGACTGAGCGACACTCGACGGCCGGGCCGGAGCGCGACGGCTACGGCTCCCGCGAGGCGCCGCGGCGCAACTGCGCGGCGACCCGCGCACCCGTCGTCCGCTCGACACGCCGGCGCTCGAACACGGCCCATGCGGTCGCCGCGGCCCGCTGGTCGACGGCGAAGTCGAGGCTCGGGTAGTCGACACGGACGAGGACCAGCGGCTCCGGTGGCGCAGCCGCGATACCCTCGGCCCCGGACAGCGGTTCGTCGTCGAGGACGTGGTCCACGAACGCGAGGTCGCGCTCGCCCGCGCCTACGGCCGCCAGCAGGCCGGCAACCCGGCGGACGCACTCGCGGGGGAAGCCGTCCGCCCGCGCCCGGACCCGGAGGTACGCGCCGTCCCGCTCGGCCGACAGCGAGAGGTCCCGACGTGTCCCATCGCCGCGCGGGTCGGCGCTCAGGTTGTGCAGGTCGGCCTCGCCGGAGAGCCGCTCGCACGCTCGGTCGACCGCGTCGTCGTCGGCCTCGGGGGCGTGGAGGTGGTACTCGTACTCGCGCTCGCGTGCGTCGTGGGTCGCGTGGAAGTCCGCGGGCGCGTCGGCGCTCGCCCACGCGCGGATGTCGTCGGGCAGTTCGCCACAGAATGCACGCGGCGTCAGCCAGTCGGGCG of the Haloglomus salinum genome contains:
- the truA gene encoding tRNA pseudouridine(38-40) synthase TruA, which encodes MTDTDADGNEAARTRRAFRIAYDGTAYRGFQRQPHGDTVEDTLLDACCRLGVLDADPRPAGDSRETPPGWAAAGRTDRGVSAVAQTVAFDAPDWLTPRAFCGELPDDIRAWASADAPADFHATHDAREREYEYHLHAPEADDDAVDRACERLSGEADLHNLSADPRGDGTRRDLSLSAERDGAYLRVRARADGFPRECVRRVAGLLAAVGAGERDLAFVDHVLDDEPLSGAEGIAAAPPEPLVLVRVDYPSLDFAVDQRAAATAWAVFERRRVERTTGARVAAQLRRGASREP
- the aceA gene encoding isocitrate lyase gives rise to the protein MAHDNDGKDEVASRVQNTESIVREVDNKAARELRQKFEEQDFTFAPGLYHALDARLAEMAGLDAAYMSGYSTVLGQFGFPDLEMVTMTEMVENAKRIVESTNLPVVADCDTGYGGIHNVRRAVREYEKAGVAAVHIEDQTTPKRCGHIAGKKIVPRDEAKARFEAAVDAKQDEDTIIIARTDAYGSANGDWEEHLERGRMYADAGVDLVWPEMPDPSRDDAVEYAETIHETHPDLKLAFNYSSSFAWSEEEDPLTFQELGDLGYQYIFITLYALHSGAHAVYEDMKNISENDEEAQWDLEDRYLGHETESHHELSFVSRFQDIEAQFDPEAKKRMEESAGFTEEESDPLTSNDDD
- a CDS encoding M28 family peptidase, which produces MARPAVVAIMFDQHADPDPLGRTLAGRAFADPFPWQFLTRIAEIPDRLGGSAGERRAADLAREALPGAPTLQSFPIERWTRGTTDLTVAVDRPDGPVERSFEAVALPYSPAGTVAAPLVDVGYGTEAEVADASLDGAIAVARTDSPESKRFVHRMETYGHAVDAGAEAFLFVNHVPGQLPPTGSLRFGGSGAVPGVGVSRETGAWLADYADGDDDSPSVTARLAVEAATERAESRNVVTHLGPDTDERVVLVAHLDAHDIAEGALDNGAGLTVAVTAARLLAAVADDSDAPGPGLERGITVAAVGCEETGLLGSEALADRLDVEHVHAVCNVDGAGRARDLRAFTHGSAAVESLTHDVTDTAGAPLHVEPTPHPYSDHWPFLRAGVPALQLHSQPPSGGEGPGGGSRGRGYTHTRADTRDKVDARDLRSHAVLTALLVHALTRRDLPRRDPAEIAVELRDTGAEPGMRAAGIWPARWD